In Aquila chrysaetos chrysaetos chromosome 10, bAquChr1.4, whole genome shotgun sequence, the following proteins share a genomic window:
- the RAP1GAP2 gene encoding rap1 GTPase-activating protein 2 isoform X7, with protein MSRPGGGMRSRRAGMRAAVVLIGLLHRSRRQSKETRKQELLNSTDVTVPERPLSPPLTAPPTMKAPKLEEQRTGSQKHKEDYIPYPSIDEILEKGSPYPLIILPQFGGYWIEDPENLGTPTSSESSICEEEEENLSPSTYGYKLECKGEARAYRKHFLGKDHLNFYCTASSLGNLILSIKCEEADGTEYLRIILRSKVKTLHERIPLAGFSKLPSIPQIAKAFCDDASGLKFNPVLYPKASQMIVSYDEHEVNNTFKFGVIYQKFRQTQEEELFGNNEESAAFKNFLSFLGDTITLQDFKGFRGGLDVSHGQTGAESVYTVFRDREIMFHVSTKLPFTEGDTQQLQRKRHIGNDIVAIIFQEENTPFVPDMIASNFLHAYIVVQVENPEADNTTYKVSVTAREDVPSFGPPLPSPPVFQKSPEFREFLLTKLINAENACCKSDKFAKLEDRTRAALLDNLHDELHGHTQTMLGLGPEEDKLENGGHGGFLESFKRAIRVRSHSMETMVGSQKKHHGGGIPGSLSGGIAHNSGEVTKTTFSPPVPAAAAKNQSRSPIKRRSGLFPRLHTGSESQAESRTRCDSVSGAQKTPDLGHSSQEMKSETSSNPSSPEICPNKDRPFIKLKENGRSNISRSSSSTSSFSSTAGESETLEEYDSVGSQPSTASPFKQDVFVYSASPGSESPSVGATATPVIMSRSPTADIKNRNSPRSNLKFRFDKLSHGSSSTSH; from the exons GCACCAAAACTTGAGGAACAGAGAACTGGAAGCCAAAAACATAAG GAAGACTACATCCCGTACCCCAGCATCGATGAG ATCCTAGAGAAGGGCAGCCCGTACCCGCTGATCATCCTGCCCCAGTTCGGGGGATACTGGATCGAAGACCCGGAAAACCTCGGCACGCCCACCTCGTCCGAGAGCAGCATctgcgaggaggaggaggagaacctCAGCCCCAGCACCTACGGCTACAAGCTGGAGTGCAAAGGAGAGGCCAGAGCCTACAGGAAGCATTTCCTGGGGAAG gatcacttaaatttttattgtacAGCCAGCAGCCTTGGGAATCTGATCCTTTCTATTAAGTGTGAGGAGGCAGATGGCACTGAATATTTAAGGATTATACtcag GTCCAAAGTGAAGACGCTGCATGAAAGGATCCCCCTGGCAGGATTTAGCAAGCTCCCTAGTATCCCCCAGATTGCAAAG GCCTTCTGCGATGACGCCTCCGGGCTGAAGTTTAACCCGGTTCTGTACCCCAAG GCATCCCAGATGATAGTGTCTTATGATGAACATGAGGTCAACAACACGTTCAAGTTTGGTGTGATCTATCAGAAGTTCAGGCAG ACCCAAGAGGAGGAGTTGTTTGGCAATAATGAAGAGAGCGCTGCCTTCAAGAACTTCCTAAGTTTTCTGGGAGACACCATAACACTCCAGGACTTCAAAGG TTTTCGAGGAGGTCTGGATGTCAGCCACGGGCAGACGGGAGCAGAGTCTGTGTACACGGTGTTCAGGGACAGGGAGATAATGTTTCACGTCTCTACAAAGCTGCCTTTTACCGAAGGAGACACACAACAA CTCCAGAGGAAGAGGCACATTGGCAACGACATTGTGGCAATTATCTTCCAAGAAGAGAACACGCCTTTTGTCCCAGACATGATCGCCTCCAACTTCTTGCACGCCTACATTGTCGTGCAGGTGGAAAACCCCGAGGCAGATAACACAACATACAAG GTGTCGGTCACGGCCCGGGAAGACGTCCCCTCCTTCGGGCCGCCCCTTCCGAGCCCGCCAGTATTCCAGAAG AGCCCCGAGTTCCGGGAGTTCCTGCTGACCAAGCTCATCAACGCCGAGAACGCCTGCTGCAAGTCCGACAAGTTTGCGAAGCTGGAG GACCGGACACGGGCTGCCTTGTTGGACAACCTTCACGACGAGCTCCACGGGCACACGCAGAccatgctggggctggggccggAGGAGGACAAGCTGGAGAACGGGGGTCACGGAGGCTTTCTGGAGTCTTTCAAG AGAGCCATCCGGGTGCGCAGCCACTCCATGGAGACGATGGTGGGCAGCCAGAAGAAGCACCACGGCGGCGGCATCCCGGGCAGCCTCAGCGGGGGCATCGCGCACAACAGCGGCGAGGTGACCAAGACCACCTTCTCG CCCCCCgtaccagcagctgctgccaagAACCAGTCCAGGAGCCCCATCAAGCGCCGTTCAGGGCTGTTCCCTCGCCTGCACACGGGCTCTGAGAGCCAGGCGGAGAGCAGGACAAGGTG CGACAGTGTTTCTGGAGCCCAGAAGACACCAGATTTGGGACATTCTTCCCaagaaatgaaatctgaaacCTCGTCCAACCCAAGCTCCCCTGAAATATGCCCCAACAAAGACAG GCCGTTCATTAAGCTGAAAGAGAACGGGAGGTCGAACATCTCCCGTTCCTCCTCGAGCAccagcagcttcagcagcacGGCAGGGGAGAGCGAGACCCTGGAGGAGTACGACAGCGTG GGAAGCCAGCCGTCTACGGCATCGCCGTTCAAGCAGGACGTGTTTGTCTACAGCGCTTCGCCCGGCAGCGAGAGCCCGAGCGTGGGGGCTACGGCCACCCCCGTGATCATGAGCAGGAGCCCCACAG CAGATATAAAGAACAGAAACTCTCCAAGGTCAAACCTGAAGTTTCGCTTCGACAAGCTCAGCCACGGCAGCTCCAGCACG AGCCACTAG
- the RAP1GAP2 gene encoding rap1 GTPase-activating protein 2 isoform X5 gives MSRPGGGMRSRRAGMRAAVVLIGLLHRSRRQSKETRKQELLNSTDVTVPERPLSPPLTAPPTMKSAEFFEMLEKMQAPKLEEQRTGSQKHKEDYIPYPSIDEILEKGSPYPLIILPQFGGYWIEDPENLGTPTSSESSICEEEEENLSPSTYGYKLECKGEARAYRKHFLGKDHLNFYCTASSLGNLILSIKCEEADGTEYLRIILRSKVKTLHERIPLAGFSKLPSIPQIAKAFCDDASGLKFNPVLYPKASQMIVSYDEHEVNNTFKFGVIYQKFRQTQEEELFGNNEESAAFKNFLSFLGDTITLQDFKGFRGGLDVSHGQTGAESVYTVFRDREIMFHVSTKLPFTEGDTQQLQRKRHIGNDIVAIIFQEENTPFVPDMIASNFLHAYIVVQVENPEADNTTYKVSVTAREDVPSFGPPLPSPPVFQKSPEFREFLLTKLINAENACCKSDKFAKLEDRTRAALLDNLHDELHGHTQTMLGLGPEEDKLENGGHGGFLESFKRAIRVRSHSMETMVGSQKKHHGGGIPGSLSGGIAHNSGEVTKTTFSPPVPAAAAKNQSRSPIKRRSGLFPRLHTGSESQAESRTRCDSVSGAQKTPDLGHSSQEMKSETSSNPSSPEICPNKDRPFIKLKENGRSNISRSSSSTSSFSSTAGESETLEEYDSVGSQPSTASPFKQDVFVYSASPGSESPSVGATATPVIMSRSPTADIKNRNSPRSNLKFRFDKLSHGSSSTSH, from the exons tctgcaGAATTCTTcgaaatgctggaaaaaatgcAG GCACCAAAACTTGAGGAACAGAGAACTGGAAGCCAAAAACATAAG GAAGACTACATCCCGTACCCCAGCATCGATGAG ATCCTAGAGAAGGGCAGCCCGTACCCGCTGATCATCCTGCCCCAGTTCGGGGGATACTGGATCGAAGACCCGGAAAACCTCGGCACGCCCACCTCGTCCGAGAGCAGCATctgcgaggaggaggaggagaacctCAGCCCCAGCACCTACGGCTACAAGCTGGAGTGCAAAGGAGAGGCCAGAGCCTACAGGAAGCATTTCCTGGGGAAG gatcacttaaatttttattgtacAGCCAGCAGCCTTGGGAATCTGATCCTTTCTATTAAGTGTGAGGAGGCAGATGGCACTGAATATTTAAGGATTATACtcag GTCCAAAGTGAAGACGCTGCATGAAAGGATCCCCCTGGCAGGATTTAGCAAGCTCCCTAGTATCCCCCAGATTGCAAAG GCCTTCTGCGATGACGCCTCCGGGCTGAAGTTTAACCCGGTTCTGTACCCCAAG GCATCCCAGATGATAGTGTCTTATGATGAACATGAGGTCAACAACACGTTCAAGTTTGGTGTGATCTATCAGAAGTTCAGGCAG ACCCAAGAGGAGGAGTTGTTTGGCAATAATGAAGAGAGCGCTGCCTTCAAGAACTTCCTAAGTTTTCTGGGAGACACCATAACACTCCAGGACTTCAAAGG TTTTCGAGGAGGTCTGGATGTCAGCCACGGGCAGACGGGAGCAGAGTCTGTGTACACGGTGTTCAGGGACAGGGAGATAATGTTTCACGTCTCTACAAAGCTGCCTTTTACCGAAGGAGACACACAACAA CTCCAGAGGAAGAGGCACATTGGCAACGACATTGTGGCAATTATCTTCCAAGAAGAGAACACGCCTTTTGTCCCAGACATGATCGCCTCCAACTTCTTGCACGCCTACATTGTCGTGCAGGTGGAAAACCCCGAGGCAGATAACACAACATACAAG GTGTCGGTCACGGCCCGGGAAGACGTCCCCTCCTTCGGGCCGCCCCTTCCGAGCCCGCCAGTATTCCAGAAG AGCCCCGAGTTCCGGGAGTTCCTGCTGACCAAGCTCATCAACGCCGAGAACGCCTGCTGCAAGTCCGACAAGTTTGCGAAGCTGGAG GACCGGACACGGGCTGCCTTGTTGGACAACCTTCACGACGAGCTCCACGGGCACACGCAGAccatgctggggctggggccggAGGAGGACAAGCTGGAGAACGGGGGTCACGGAGGCTTTCTGGAGTCTTTCAAG AGAGCCATCCGGGTGCGCAGCCACTCCATGGAGACGATGGTGGGCAGCCAGAAGAAGCACCACGGCGGCGGCATCCCGGGCAGCCTCAGCGGGGGCATCGCGCACAACAGCGGCGAGGTGACCAAGACCACCTTCTCG CCCCCCgtaccagcagctgctgccaagAACCAGTCCAGGAGCCCCATCAAGCGCCGTTCAGGGCTGTTCCCTCGCCTGCACACGGGCTCTGAGAGCCAGGCGGAGAGCAGGACAAGGTG CGACAGTGTTTCTGGAGCCCAGAAGACACCAGATTTGGGACATTCTTCCCaagaaatgaaatctgaaacCTCGTCCAACCCAAGCTCCCCTGAAATATGCCCCAACAAAGACAG GCCGTTCATTAAGCTGAAAGAGAACGGGAGGTCGAACATCTCCCGTTCCTCCTCGAGCAccagcagcttcagcagcacGGCAGGGGAGAGCGAGACCCTGGAGGAGTACGACAGCGTG GGAAGCCAGCCGTCTACGGCATCGCCGTTCAAGCAGGACGTGTTTGTCTACAGCGCTTCGCCCGGCAGCGAGAGCCCGAGCGTGGGGGCTACGGCCACCCCCGTGATCATGAGCAGGAGCCCCACAG CAGATATAAAGAACAGAAACTCTCCAAGGTCAAACCTGAAGTTTCGCTTCGACAAGCTCAGCCACGGCAGCTCCAGCACG AGCCACTAG
- the RAP1GAP2 gene encoding rap1 GTPase-activating protein 2 isoform X11 — MLEKMQAPKLEEQRTGSQKHKEDYIPYPSIDEILEKGSPYPLIILPQFGGYWIEDPENLGTPTSSESSICEEEEENLSPSTYGYKLECKGEARAYRKHFLGKDHLNFYCTASSLGNLILSIKCEEADGTEYLRIILRSKVKTLHERIPLAGFSKLPSIPQIAKAFCDDASGLKFNPVLYPKASQMIVSYDEHEVNNTFKFGVIYQKFRQTQEEELFGNNEESAAFKNFLSFLGDTITLQDFKGFRGGLDVSHGQTGAESVYTVFRDREIMFHVSTKLPFTEGDTQQLQRKRHIGNDIVAIIFQEENTPFVPDMIASNFLHAYIVVQVENPEADNTTYKVSVTAREDVPSFGPPLPSPPVFQKSPEFREFLLTKLINAENACCKSDKFAKLEDRTRAALLDNLHDELHGHTQTMLGLGPEEDKLENGGHGGFLESFKRAIRVRSHSMETMVGSQKKHHGGGIPGSLSGGIAHNSGEVTKTTFSPPVPAAAAKNQSRSPIKRRSGLFPRLHTGSESQAESRTRCDSVSGAQKTPDLGHSSQEMKSETSSNPSSPEICPNKDRPFIKLKENGRSNISRSSSSTSSFSSTAGESETLEEYDSVGSQPSTASPFKQDVFVYSASPGSESPSVGATATPVIMSRSPTADIKNRNSPRSNLKFRFDKLSHGSSSTSH; from the exons atgctggaaaaaatgcAG GCACCAAAACTTGAGGAACAGAGAACTGGAAGCCAAAAACATAAG GAAGACTACATCCCGTACCCCAGCATCGATGAG ATCCTAGAGAAGGGCAGCCCGTACCCGCTGATCATCCTGCCCCAGTTCGGGGGATACTGGATCGAAGACCCGGAAAACCTCGGCACGCCCACCTCGTCCGAGAGCAGCATctgcgaggaggaggaggagaacctCAGCCCCAGCACCTACGGCTACAAGCTGGAGTGCAAAGGAGAGGCCAGAGCCTACAGGAAGCATTTCCTGGGGAAG gatcacttaaatttttattgtacAGCCAGCAGCCTTGGGAATCTGATCCTTTCTATTAAGTGTGAGGAGGCAGATGGCACTGAATATTTAAGGATTATACtcag GTCCAAAGTGAAGACGCTGCATGAAAGGATCCCCCTGGCAGGATTTAGCAAGCTCCCTAGTATCCCCCAGATTGCAAAG GCCTTCTGCGATGACGCCTCCGGGCTGAAGTTTAACCCGGTTCTGTACCCCAAG GCATCCCAGATGATAGTGTCTTATGATGAACATGAGGTCAACAACACGTTCAAGTTTGGTGTGATCTATCAGAAGTTCAGGCAG ACCCAAGAGGAGGAGTTGTTTGGCAATAATGAAGAGAGCGCTGCCTTCAAGAACTTCCTAAGTTTTCTGGGAGACACCATAACACTCCAGGACTTCAAAGG TTTTCGAGGAGGTCTGGATGTCAGCCACGGGCAGACGGGAGCAGAGTCTGTGTACACGGTGTTCAGGGACAGGGAGATAATGTTTCACGTCTCTACAAAGCTGCCTTTTACCGAAGGAGACACACAACAA CTCCAGAGGAAGAGGCACATTGGCAACGACATTGTGGCAATTATCTTCCAAGAAGAGAACACGCCTTTTGTCCCAGACATGATCGCCTCCAACTTCTTGCACGCCTACATTGTCGTGCAGGTGGAAAACCCCGAGGCAGATAACACAACATACAAG GTGTCGGTCACGGCCCGGGAAGACGTCCCCTCCTTCGGGCCGCCCCTTCCGAGCCCGCCAGTATTCCAGAAG AGCCCCGAGTTCCGGGAGTTCCTGCTGACCAAGCTCATCAACGCCGAGAACGCCTGCTGCAAGTCCGACAAGTTTGCGAAGCTGGAG GACCGGACACGGGCTGCCTTGTTGGACAACCTTCACGACGAGCTCCACGGGCACACGCAGAccatgctggggctggggccggAGGAGGACAAGCTGGAGAACGGGGGTCACGGAGGCTTTCTGGAGTCTTTCAAG AGAGCCATCCGGGTGCGCAGCCACTCCATGGAGACGATGGTGGGCAGCCAGAAGAAGCACCACGGCGGCGGCATCCCGGGCAGCCTCAGCGGGGGCATCGCGCACAACAGCGGCGAGGTGACCAAGACCACCTTCTCG CCCCCCgtaccagcagctgctgccaagAACCAGTCCAGGAGCCCCATCAAGCGCCGTTCAGGGCTGTTCCCTCGCCTGCACACGGGCTCTGAGAGCCAGGCGGAGAGCAGGACAAGGTG CGACAGTGTTTCTGGAGCCCAGAAGACACCAGATTTGGGACATTCTTCCCaagaaatgaaatctgaaacCTCGTCCAACCCAAGCTCCCCTGAAATATGCCCCAACAAAGACAG GCCGTTCATTAAGCTGAAAGAGAACGGGAGGTCGAACATCTCCCGTTCCTCCTCGAGCAccagcagcttcagcagcacGGCAGGGGAGAGCGAGACCCTGGAGGAGTACGACAGCGTG GGAAGCCAGCCGTCTACGGCATCGCCGTTCAAGCAGGACGTGTTTGTCTACAGCGCTTCGCCCGGCAGCGAGAGCCCGAGCGTGGGGGCTACGGCCACCCCCGTGATCATGAGCAGGAGCCCCACAG CAGATATAAAGAACAGAAACTCTCCAAGGTCAAACCTGAAGTTTCGCTTCGACAAGCTCAGCCACGGCAGCTCCAGCACG AGCCACTAG